The following are from one region of the Elgaria multicarinata webbii isolate HBS135686 ecotype San Diego chromosome 13, rElgMul1.1.pri, whole genome shotgun sequence genome:
- the LOC134407726 gene encoding IgGFc-binding protein-like — MFNGDVCVPTDQCGCAHDGRYLLAGETIFSSSCTEKCTCSTSSQLTCAESSCRSGETCTLIDGVHSCELKEAQCKVSPEALLTSFDGATGKYLYSGIYNLAFVCDESALSWFRVLVSIGTDSDNGLVAVEAIYVFFPDAFIAVKKNNRTWVNGRSVKLPYNKNAVSVSQVWDGIVIDQASQVEVHLYPNGEVTVKAKKTFAEKLCAPCGNFNGDSTDDLKLPSGKAENTADVLQAWKAEDF; from the exons ATGTTCAATGGAGATGTCTGTGTGCCTACAGACCAATGCGGTTGTGCGCATGATGGACGCTACCTCCTG GCTGGAGAGACCATCTTCTCAAGCAGCTGCACAGAGAAATGTACCTGTAGTACCTCCAGCCAGCTCACCTGTGCGGAAAGCAGCTGCCGGTCTGGAGAGACCTGCACGCTTATAGATGGTGTACATAGCTGTGAGCTCAAGGAAGCCCAATGCAAAGTCAGCCCAGAAGCTCTGCTCACTTCCTTTGATGGTGCCACAGGGAAGTACCTTTACAGTGGGATCTACAATTTGGCTTTTGTTTGTGATGAAAGTGCCCTGTCTTGGTTCAGGGTGTTAGTGAGCATTGGAACGGACAGTGACAATGGACTGGTAGCGGTGGAGGCCATCTATGTTTTCTTCCCAGATGCATTCATCGCTGTGAAAAAGAACAATAGGACATGG GTAAATGGGCGCTCAGTAAAGCTGCCATACAACAAAAATGCTGTGTCCGTGAGCCAAGTTTGGGATGGGATTGTCATTGACCAGGCTTCTCAGGTGGAAGTTCATCTTTATCCTAATGGAGAAGTGACAGTGAAAGCCAAGAAGACCTTTGCagagaagctctgtgccccatgtggaAACTTCAATGGAGACAGCACAGATGACCTGAAGCTTCCCAGTGGGAAGGCTGAGAACACTGCTGATGTACTCCAGGCCTGGAAGGCTGAAGACTTCTAG